One stretch of Hevea brasiliensis isolate MT/VB/25A 57/8 chromosome 12, ASM3005281v1, whole genome shotgun sequence DNA includes these proteins:
- the LOC131171403 gene encoding disease resistance protein RPV1-like, producing MALKAMKENSSSSFSSSSSSQQWKYDVFLSFRGEDTRKNFISHLCKEFRQKGIIIFKDDRELEKGETISQELLKAIESSKISLVIFSKNYASSTWCLDELVKILECKNSGNQIVLPIFYDVNPSEVRKQNGSFENDSEHYQQNDERVQLWRLAMTQVANLSGWNLQDREESEFIQDITKDVLNKLERFSHSTAKDFVGMDSRLEKMRLCINIKELNNVKTVGICGMGGIGKTTIASVTYKEMQCQFEGSAFLADVRETSRKYGLFTLQRRLLCATLMERDIDVYDEYNGVYHIKNRLSRKKVLVILDDVDELEQLEFLVGKKDENWFGVGSRIIITTRDEHLLIQHEVDQIYRVEELNLHEALQLFCLKAFKKDCPPQDYMESVKEWNSALKRLKEIPNEKILSKLEISFDGLEEIQKKIFLDIACFFKGKMKRYVMKVLESGGLYPDIAIRELIDKSLITISDNRVWMHDLLEEMGQEIVHRECREEPGRRSRLWLYKDVCHILMNDTGTNLIEGVVLDYMFDQGDRYMSSKAFLKMKALRLLILRNLKLSKDIEYLSNELRYLEWRGYPFKSLPQTFQPDQLVELHLSYSRIEQLWKGVRPLKLLKIIDLSYSKNLIKTPDFREIPYLEELILECCTGLLEVHHSIGLLERLVLLNMRNCKSLTALPSSLCNLKSLKVFILSGCSNLEEIPDNIVDMTSVDVFEIAGISSTSLPLAQPWDCLCPWWPKPKKPTPAMSFELPSLRGFCILRRLNLSHCGLTDAMIPYDLSCFPFLEFLDLSGNDFVSMPESISQLSKLLLVRFSNCKRIRSFPNNLPSGLKLLGMEGCSCLETSLTTSISRNFKLENLHFVDCKKLQSLRDLSSTILQLSAECLTTQESIPNPFEASTSRTSSFTLTKWVRLIEIQGQNLRPLARLMSYLHFLLVHNSLSLVSLSFSLSLSLSHTHTHILGGPRFFKKKKSHFSVYIYTILLFIFKDIIYFCVI from the exons ATGGCTCTTAAGGCCATGAAAGaaaactcttcttcttctttttcttcttcttcttcttctcaacAATGGAAATATGATGTTTTTCTTAGCTTTAGGGGTGAAGATACCCGTAAGAATTTTATCAGTCATTTGTGCAAAGAGTTTCGTCAAAAAGGAATCATAATATTCAAGGATGATCGAGAACTTGAGAAAGGGGAAACTATttctcaagaactcctcaaagcaATTGAAAGCTCCAAAATTTCTCTTGTCATCTTTTCAAAAAATTACGCTTCTTCAACATGGTGTTTGGATGAActcgtaaaaattttagaatgcaaGAACTCTGGCAACCAAATAGTTTTGCCCATTTTCTATGATGTGAATCCATCAGAAGTTCGAAAACAGAATGGGAGTTTTGAAAATGACTCTGAACATTATCAGCAGAACGACGAGAGGGTGCAACTGTGGAGACTTGCTATGACTCAAGTGGCCAATCTATCTGGATGGAATTTACAAGACAG GGAGGAATCAGAGTTTATTCAGGATATCACTAAAGATGTACTTAACAAATTGGAAAGATTTAGTCATAGCACAGCCAAGGATTTTGTTGGAATGGATTCACGATTAGAGAAAATGAGATTGTGTATCAATATAAAGGAGCTAAATAATGTCAAAACAGTAGGTATTTGTGGGATGGGTGGCATTGGAAAAACAACTATTGCTAGTGTCACCTACAAGGAAATGCAATGCCAATTTGAGGGTAGTGCTTTTCTTGCGGATGTTAGAGAAACTTCAAGAAAATATGGTTTGTTCACTTTACAAAGACGACTTTTATGTGCAACATTGATGGAAAGAGACATAGATGTGTACGATGAATACAATGGAGTTTATCACATAAAAAATAGGCTATCTCGGAAGAAGGTTTTGGTCATTCTTGATGATGTTGATGAGTTAGAGCAATTAGAATTTTTAGTTGGAAAAAAAGATGAAAACTGGTTTGGAGTTGGAAGTAGAATCATAATAACGACTAGGGATGAACATTTGTTGATCCAACATGAAGTAGATCAAATATATAGGGTTGAGGAGTTAAATCTTCATGAAGCCCTTCAACTTTTTTGCTTGAAAGCCTTTAAGAAAGATTGTCCACCACAAGATTACATGGA ATCTGTGAAAGAATGGAACAGTGCATTGAAGAGGTTGAAAGAAATTCCCAATGAAAAAATTCTAAGTAAGCTTGAAAtaagttttgatggattggaggaaatacaaaaaaaaatatttcttgaCATCGCATGCTTTTTCAAAGGAAAAATGAAACGTTATGTGATGAAAGTACTGGAAAGTGGTGGATTATACCCAGATATTGCTATAAGGGAGCTTATCGATAAATCTCTCATAACTATTTCAGACAACCGTGTGTGGATGCATGATTTGCTTGAAGAAATGGGTCAAGAAATTGTTCATCGAGAATGTCGAGAAGAGCCTGGACGACGAAGTAGACTATGGCTTTATAAGGATGTCTGTCACATCTTAATGAATGATACG GGAACAAATCTAATTGAAGGTGTAGTCCTGGATTATATGTTTGATCAAGGAGACAGATACATGAGTTCTAAAGCCTTCTTGAAGATGAAAGCTCTCAGATTGCTCATACTTCGCAATTTAAAACTCTCCAAAGACATTGAATATCTTTCCAATGAATTAAGGTACTTGGAATGGCGTGGGTATCCTTTCAAATCTTTGCCACAAACTTTTCAACCAGATCAACTTGTTGAGCTCCATTTGTCTTATAGCAGAATTGAACAATTATGGAAGGGAGTAAGA CCTTTAAAGTTGTTGAAGATAATTGATCTTAGTTACTCCAAAAATTTAATCAAGACACCTGACTTTAGAGAGATCCCATACCTTGAAGAGTTGATACTTGAATGTTGTACAGGATTACTTGAAGTACACCATTCTATTGGACTTCTAGAAAGGCTTGTTTTACTGAACATGAGGAATTGCAAAAGCCTTACAGCTCTTCCAAGTAGCCTGTGTAATTTGAAGTCTCTTAAAGTTTTTATATTGAGTGGCTGCTCAAATCTTGAAGAAATTCCAGATAACATAGTGGATATGACATCTGTGGATGTGTTTGAAATAGCAGGAATCAGTTCAACATCATTGCCATTAGCTCAGCCATGGGATTGTCTTTGCCCTTGGTGGCCAAAGCCTAAGAAACCTACACCTGCCATGTCCTTTGAGTTGCCTTCTTTAAGAGGCTTTTGCATTCTTAGGAGACTTAATCTAAGTCATTGTGGTCTTACGGATGCAATGATTCCTTATGATCTAAGTTGTTTCCCATTTTTAGAATTTCTAGATCTAAGCGGAAATGATTTTGTAAGCATGCCTGAAAGCATTAGTCAACTCTCTAAACTCTTACTTGTTCGTTTTAGCAATTGTAAGAGAATTCGATCATTTCCAAATAATCTTCCTTCGGGTCTCAAACTTCTTGGTATGGAGGGTTGCTCTTGCTTGGAAACTTCACTAACTACAAGCATAAGTAGAAATTTTAAACTTGAAAACCTTCACTTCGTTGATTGCAAGAAGCTTCAGTCCTTGCGTGATCTTTCATCAACCATTTTACAACTTAGTGCGGAATGTCTAACTACACAGGAAAGTATTCCAAATCCATTTGAAGCAAGCACTTCAAGAACTTCATCGTTCACTCTTACAAAATGGGTAAGGTTGATTGAGATTCAAGGCCAAAATCTTAGGCCACTTGCAAGGCTAATGAGTTACCTGCATTTCTTATTGGTGCATAACTCTCTCTCTCTGGTCAgtctctcattctctctctctctctctctctctcacacacacacacacatcttGGGGGGCCCtagatttttcaaaaaaaaaaagtcacaTTTTTCAGTTTATATATATACTatcttactttttatttttaaagatattatatatttttgtgtCATATGA